A genome region from Armatimonadota bacterium includes the following:
- the trpS gene encoding tryptophan--tRNA ligase, with protein MKHSRLLTGDRPTGRLHLGHYVGTLANRVRLQDQYECYFFLADYHLLTTRLEGLEEVEQNIRDIVLDYLSVGIDPQKATIFLQSRVPQIPEIALIFSMLVTVPRAQRVPTLKEVMRDLHIAQPSVGLLAYPILQAADILSVRAEIVPVGKDQASHLELTREIARRFNELFGPLFPEPQTLIGDVPTLPGIDGKAKMSKSLGNAIFLSDDEREVTQKVMRMYTDPRRIHPTDPGHVEGNPVFVYHDAFNADKEEVAELKERYRRGAVGDVEVKQRLARALNAFLEPIRERRRQYSTRPQIVDDILAEGCRRAREEAARTLELMKAHMHMDYFAKAVGAGIRR; from the coding sequence GTGAAGCACAGTCGACTCCTCACCGGTGACCGTCCCACCGGCAGGCTGCACCTGGGTCACTACGTGGGCACCCTGGCCAACCGGGTGCGCCTGCAGGACCAGTACGAGTGCTACTTCTTCCTGGCGGACTACCACTTGCTGACCACGCGCCTGGAGGGCCTGGAAGAGGTGGAACAGAACATCCGCGACATCGTCCTGGACTATCTCAGCGTGGGTATAGACCCGCAGAAGGCCACGATCTTCCTCCAGTCGCGGGTGCCACAGATCCCGGAGATCGCCCTGATCTTCTCCATGCTGGTGACGGTTCCGCGGGCACAGCGGGTGCCCACGCTGAAGGAGGTCATGCGCGACCTGCACATCGCCCAGCCGTCGGTGGGGTTGCTGGCCTACCCCATCCTCCAGGCGGCGGACATCCTCAGCGTGCGGGCGGAGATCGTCCCTGTGGGCAAAGACCAGGCATCGCACCTGGAGCTGACCCGGGAGATCGCGCGGCGCTTCAACGAGCTGTTCGGTCCGCTCTTCCCTGAGCCCCAGACGCTCATCGGAGACGTCCCCACCCTCCCAGGGATCGACGGGAAGGCGAAGATGAGCAAGTCGCTGGGCAACGCCATCTTCCTCTCCGACGACGAGCGGGAGGTAACACAGAAGGTGATGCGCATGTACACCGACCCCAGGCGCATTCACCCCACCGACCCCGGACATGTGGAGGGGAATCCGGTCTTCGTCTACCACGACGCCTTTAACGCGGACAAAGAGGAGGTGGCCGAGCTGAAGGAGCGCTACCGCAGGGGCGCGGTGGGGGACGTGGAGGTGAAGCAGCGCCTGGCCCGCGCCCTCAACGCCTTCCTCGAGCCCATCCGGGAGCGGCGGCGGCAGTACAGCACCCGCCCGCAGATCGTGGACGATATCCTGGCGGAAGGGTGCCGCCGCGCGCGGGAGGAGGCGGCCCGCACCCTGGAGCTGATGAAGGCGCACATGCACATGGACTACTTCGCCAAGGCGGTGGGGGCGGGCATCCGCAGGTGA
- a CDS encoding phosphoribosylanthranilate isomerase has protein sequence MRPRVRVKICGVTSPEVARAAAAAGADAVGLVFAESRRRVTVAQAEQIAAVLPPFVAAVGVFVDAPVEEVLTVAHGIPLDAVQLHGEETPQEVAALRAQGLRVVKAVRVGHRLDTEALERYRGASAVLLDTCVTGAAGGTGRPFDWSLARGLSERVPVVLSGGLTPENVAEALEVVRPYAVDVSSGVETDGRKDPEKIRAFIEAVRRWECRMALR, from the coding sequence GTGAGGCCGCGCGTCAGGGTCAAGATCTGCGGGGTGACCAGTCCCGAGGTGGCGCGGGCAGCGGCCGCGGCGGGCGCAGATGCGGTGGGACTGGTGTTCGCGGAGAGCCGGCGCAGGGTGACGGTAGCGCAGGCGGAGCAGATCGCCGCCGTTCTGCCGCCTTTCGTGGCCGCGGTGGGGGTCTTCGTGGACGCGCCGGTGGAGGAGGTACTGACCGTGGCCCACGGCATCCCCCTGGACGCGGTGCAACTTCATGGGGAGGAGACACCGCAAGAGGTGGCGGCGCTGCGCGCCCAGGGCCTGCGGGTGGTGAAGGCGGTGCGGGTGGGCCACCGGCTGGATACGGAGGCGCTGGAGCGCTACCGGGGGGCTTCGGCCGTGCTGCTGGACACGTGCGTGACGGGCGCAGCCGGGGGCACGGGGAGGCCGTTCGACTGGTCCCTGGCGCGCGGGTTGAGCGAGCGCGTGCCTGTGGTCCTCTCCGGCGGGCTCACCCCGGAGAATGTGGCCGAGGCGCTGGAAGTTGTCCGCCCCTACGCGGTGGATGTCAGCAGCGGCGTGGAGACGGACGGGCGCAAGGACCCGGAGAAAATCCGGGCTTTCATCGAGGCGGTGCGGCGGTGGGAATGCCGGATGGCGTTGCGGTGA
- the trpC gene encoding indole-3-glycerol phosphate synthase TrpC: MRTVSLLEQIAAHKRLEVAVAAAMVSPATVREQARRAPPPRDFAGVLRVGDLALIAEIKRRSPASGVLRSQVDVAALAREYVAGGARAISVLTDGRFFGGRVEDLVAVRAAVPVPVLRKDFVLEPYQVYESRALGADALLLIAALLEAPSLAGLVELCTDLGMAALVEVHSEEEAEAALRAGAGLIGINNRDLRTFAVDLETTARVRARLPRDVLVVSESGIHTAADVARLRPYADGVLVGTALMRSERPAAAVRALLNGGNEREAQSTPHR, translated from the coding sequence ATGAGGACGGTGTCGCTGCTGGAGCAGATCGCGGCGCACAAGCGCCTGGAGGTGGCCGTGGCTGCAGCCATGGTCTCCCCGGCCACGGTGCGAGAACAGGCCCGCCGGGCGCCTCCGCCGCGGGACTTCGCCGGCGTGCTGCGCGTTGGCGACCTGGCGCTGATCGCCGAGATCAAACGCCGCTCACCGGCATCCGGCGTCCTGCGCTCCCAGGTGGATGTGGCCGCCCTGGCCCGGGAGTACGTGGCTGGCGGGGCACGGGCCATCTCCGTGCTCACGGACGGGCGCTTCTTCGGTGGACGCGTGGAGGATCTGGTTGCGGTGCGGGCCGCGGTGCCGGTCCCCGTGCTGCGCAAGGACTTCGTGCTGGAGCCCTACCAGGTCTACGAGTCTCGGGCCCTGGGTGCCGACGCCCTGCTGTTGATCGCGGCTCTGCTGGAGGCCCCCTCACTGGCGGGGCTGGTGGAGCTGTGCACCGACCTGGGGATGGCGGCGCTGGTGGAGGTGCACAGCGAGGAGGAGGCTGAGGCGGCGCTGCGGGCGGGGGCAGGCCTGATCGGCATAAACAACCGGGACCTGCGGACCTTTGCCGTCGACCTGGAGACCACCGCCCGCGTGCGGGCTCGCCTCCCGCGGGACGTGCTGGTGGTCAGCGAGAGCGGCATCCACACCGCGGCGGATGTGGCTCGTCTGCGTCCCTACGCTGACGGGGTGCTGGTGGGGACAGCGTTGATGCGGAGCGAGCGGCCCGCCGCCGCGGTGCGGGCCCTGCTGAATGGAGGGAACGAGCGTGAAGCACAGTCGACTCCTCACCGGTGA